CCTGTTATCGGAATTTAATGCCTTGGAAAATGTGGCTATGCCATTATTGATTGCCGGCGAAAACATAAAAGACGCGACTCAAAAAGCACAGGCTATGTTGACTCGTGTTGGCTTAGATAAACGGTTAGCACATCGACCAGCAGAGCTCTCTGGTGGTGAAAGGCAGCGAGTTGCAATCGCGCGGGCATTGATTAATGATCCGCAACTGGTGCTTGCTGACGAGCCAACAGGAAATTTAGATGCGGTTAGTGCAGAAAGTATTTATCAGCTAATTAAAGACCTTAATAATGAGTTAGGAACCGCCTTTGTAGTGGTAACACATGATCAACAATTAGCCAATAAATTGGATCGTCAATTACACATGATCAGTGGTATTTTGCAGGATAACTTATAATGTATCGCCCTTTATCGACGTTCATTGGCTTACGGTATAGTCAAGCCAAGCATAAAAATAGATTCGTCTCTTTTATCTCTATCGCTTCGATATTAGGTATTGCACTAGGTGTGATGGTGTTAATTGTTGGTTTATCTGCCATGAATGGCTTCGAAAAAGCCTTGCGAGATCAATTATTATCCGTTGTCCCCCATGCTGAATTGGAAATGGTGTCTGGTAGTTTCAACGATATAGATGCAACCATTGCTAAAATCGAGGCGCAACCCGATGTCGTTGCTGCAACACCTTTTATTACTTTGAATGGGTTGTTACAAAAAGATAACAAGATGAAGGCGCTGCAAATACGTGCCATAGATCCTCGCACTGAAAACAATGTGACCAATATTGAGAAATTTATAAAAGGGCAGGGTTGGTCTTTATTATCCCCAAATAAAAATACGATTATTCTAGGCAAAAGTGTCGCTGAAAAGTTGCAATTGTCCATTGGAGATAGCGTCTTTTTGTTATTACCACAACAGGGCGCTCAAACTCGTTTAAAAGCGCCTCGCTCTATTCCTTTTAAGTTGGTTGGCATATTTGCGATGGGGGGCAATTAGATAGTTCACTGGCTTTTATTCACATTAGTGACGCTCAAAAAATACTGTCAATGGATAGCGCTAATGCAATTGCCTTTAAGGTTAATGATGTATTAAAGGCACAAAGTATCGCGCGTAGTGTTGGCTACAGTCTTGATAATTATTTATATATTAAAAGCTGGATAACCAGTCAAGGTTATCTATACCAAGATATCCAAATGGTGAAATCGTTAATGTATATCATTTTATTGCTGGTGGTTGCGGTCGCTTGTTTCAATATCGTGTCGACATTAGTGATGGCTGTTAATGAGAAACGTGGTGATATTGCTATTTTGAAAACCATGGGGGCTGGCAAGTGGACGTTGCGTTTCATATTTATCGTGCAGGGGGCTTTTAATGGTTTTGTTGGTTGTTTATTAGGCGCTATGATGGGGATTTATATTGCGCTTAATTTAACAGAGTTGATTACCCACTTAGAAGCGTTATTGGGCCATAAGTTTTTATCGGGTGATATCTACTTTATCGACTTTTTACCTTCACAAATAAATTATAATCAAGTAATAATTATTACACTGTTAGCCTTTGTGATGAGTGTGTTAGCGACTATTTATCCTGCCTGGCGAGCTAGTAATATAAAACCGGCACAAGAGCTAGGGTATAGTCACTAGCCTTAAATTGCACCCTGTTGGTAAGTAGTTGCGCTATTGCTTGGGCTAGCTTTTGGTAGCCCAATGCATTGGGATGTATGGCATCACTGAGCAATGAGGGTTGTTTTAATATTGTTGTAAAAATAGTGGTATCAATGTGAATAGCCATCTCTGATGCAACGTATTGATACTGTTTAATGGGAGCTAATAATTGCAGGGTATTCGGGATTGCTAGTAATACAACTTGAATATCACGCGCTTGTGCAAGTGCGATCATTGCGCGTAAATTATCTACCATTTCATCTAAACTGCGTTGTTGTAGCATATCATTTGCACCGTGGCACAAAAGCAATAACTGTGGTTCATATCTATCTAATAGCCTTTCTAGCCTAAGTCGTCCTGTCCCGCTTAATTCACCGTTCACACCTGCATTAATAACGTCACGGTTAATTAACTTACTTAGTTGTGCGGGGTAGCTTTGATGGGGGGAGGCGGGATAACCAAAAGTTAAACTGTCACCAAATGAAAGAATGGGTTGTAGAGGATTTAGTTGCTGTAACATGCCATGGAATCACTATGGGGGAAAATAATAGTTAGTAAAAAAACCGCCTAGAACAGAGCGTTATAGGCGGTATCAAACGGGTTAGTCGTCAGAAAGTCCCAATATAGTAAGAAGATGGATAAATATATTGAATAGATTTAAATATAAAGAGACGGTTGCGCGTATGTAGTTTGTTTCACCACCGTGAATAATGCGGCTAG
This window of the Psychromonas sp. MME1 genome carries:
- a CDS encoding FtsX-like permease family protein; translation: MDSANAIAFKVNDVLKAQSIARSVGYSLDNYLYIKSWITSQGYLYQDIQMVKSLMYIILLLVVAVACFNIVSTLVMAVNEKRGDIAILKTMGAGKWTLRFIFIVQGAFNGFVGCLLGAMMGIYIALNLTELITHLEALLGHKFLSGDIYFIDFLPSQINYNQVIIITLLAFVMSVLATIYPAWRASNIKPAQELGYSH
- a CDS encoding GDSL-type esterase/lipase family protein → MLQQLNPLQPILSFGDSLTFGYPASPHQSYPAQLSKLINRDVINAGVNGELSGTGRLRLERLLDRYEPQLLLLCHGANDMLQQRSLDEMVDNLRAMIALAQARDIQVVLLAIPNTLQLLAPIKQYQYVASEMAIHIDTTIFTTILKQPSLLSDAIHPNALGYQKLAQAIAQLLTNRVQFKASDYTLALVPVLYY
- a CDS encoding ABC transporter permease, with translation MYRPLSTFIGLRYSQAKHKNRFVSFISIASILGIALGVMVLIVGLSAMNGFEKALRDQLLSVVPHAELEMVSGSFNDIDATIAKIEAQPDVVAATPFITLNGLLQKDNKMKALQIRAIDPRTENNVTNIEKFIKGQGWSLLSPNKNTIILGKSVAEKLQLSIGDSVFLLLPQQGAQTRLKAPRSIPFKLVGIFAMGGN
- the lolD gene encoding lipoprotein-releasing ABC transporter ATP-binding protein LolD — encoded protein: MNNIDNKNNIEHDNTILSCHDLGKTYQDGKLLSTVLQGVELSVAKGELLAIVGSSGSGKSTLLHLLGALDAPTTGNVFYLGDNIHHLSSNKQAKWRNQHLGFVYQFHHLLSEFNALENVAMPLLIAGENIKDATQKAQAMLTRVGLDKRLAHRPAELSGGERQRVAIARALINDPQLVLADEPTGNLDAVSAESIYQLIKDLNNELGTAFVVVTHDQQLANKLDRQLHMISGILQDNL